The following proteins are co-located in the Bacillus oleivorans genome:
- the rbfA gene encoding 30S ribosome-binding factor RbfA, which produces MSFRANRVAEQMKKELGDIIGRKIKDPRIGFVTVTDVRVTGDLQQAKVYISILGDEEKKQESLKALAKAKGFIRTEIGQRIRLRKTPELLFEVDEAMEYGNRIENLLHEIKKEDEN; this is translated from the coding sequence ATGAGTTTTAGAGCCAATAGAGTCGCAGAACAAATGAAGAAAGAGCTGGGGGATATCATTGGTCGGAAAATAAAAGACCCGCGTATTGGATTTGTTACAGTTACAGATGTACGGGTAACTGGTGACCTTCAGCAGGCAAAAGTATATATTTCAATTCTGGGTGACGAAGAAAAGAAACAAGAATCGTTAAAAGCTCTGGCGAAAGCGAAAGGGTTCATTCGCACCGAAATAGGGCAAAGAATTCGTCTTCGTAAAACCCCTGAACTTCTATTTGAAGTAGATGAAGCAATGGAGTATGGCAATCGAATTGAGAATCTGCTTCATGAAATAAAAAAAGAAGATGAGAATTAG
- a CDS encoding YlxQ family RNA-binding protein, whose product MTQNNWMSLLGLANRARKVVSGEESVIQEVRRGKAKLVLLAKDASANTMKKVLDKCKYYQVPVCMVESRYKLGHSIGKPARVIVCVTDGGFANSVRRLLEEI is encoded by the coding sequence ATGACTCAAAACAATTGGATGTCCCTATTGGGACTTGCAAACCGTGCAAGAAAAGTAGTCTCAGGCGAAGAAAGTGTGATTCAGGAAGTAAGGAGAGGTAAAGCAAAGTTAGTCCTCTTAGCGAAAGACGCTTCCGCCAATACAATGAAAAAAGTGCTCGATAAATGTAAGTATTATCAAGTCCCAGTTTGTATGGTAGAAAGTCGCTACAAGTTAGGCCACTCCATCGGCAAGCCTGCACGGGTTATAGTATGTGTCACGGATGGGGGGTTTGCTAATAGTGTAAGGAGACTGCTTGAGGAAATTTAG
- a CDS encoding bifunctional riboflavin kinase/FAD synthetase yields MEVIALNYPHSMKKQDFPKLALALGYFDGVHLGHQKVIQTAVEYAKEHDIKSAVMTFNPHPIVVLKKSSHIDTITPLDQKIELIRSLGVDYIFVVSFTEEFAQLEPQDFVDQYLIGLNVQHVVAGFDYTYGRFGKGTMDTLSAHSRGQFTQTTVEKLEKKGVKVSSSAIRSFLLNGELERVKEFLGRYYSVQGTVVHGKKRGRLLGFPTANILLDHETLKPPVGVYAVKVLLHNKWHVGACNFGYNITFEDGPLEPQAEVYILDFSGDIYGETLVVEWHKRLRDELKFSNIDDLIAQIKQDADDARAYFEK; encoded by the coding sequence TTGGAAGTCATTGCTTTAAATTATCCCCATTCTATGAAAAAACAAGATTTTCCGAAGCTGGCTCTAGCTCTTGGCTATTTTGATGGGGTACATCTAGGTCATCAAAAGGTGATTCAAACAGCTGTTGAGTATGCGAAAGAACATGATATAAAAAGTGCGGTCATGACATTTAACCCGCATCCAATCGTTGTTTTAAAAAAATCAAGCCATATTGATACAATCACACCCTTGGATCAAAAAATAGAACTGATTCGCTCATTAGGCGTGGATTATATATTCGTTGTAAGCTTTACGGAGGAGTTTGCCCAACTCGAACCTCAAGATTTTGTCGATCAATATCTGATTGGGTTAAATGTACAGCACGTAGTAGCCGGATTTGATTATACATACGGCCGGTTCGGAAAAGGAACAATGGACACATTATCCGCCCATTCACGAGGTCAATTTACACAAACAACAGTAGAAAAGTTAGAAAAAAAAGGCGTCAAAGTAAGCTCTTCAGCGATACGAAGCTTCTTATTAAATGGTGAGTTAGAGAGGGTCAAAGAGTTTTTAGGCCGTTATTATTCAGTGCAGGGAACAGTTGTCCACGGAAAGAAGCGGGGAAGACTGCTGGGATTCCCGACGGCGAATATCCTGCTCGACCATGAAACTCTTAAACCTCCTGTCGGGGTATATGCGGTAAAGGTTTTACTTCATAATAAATGGCACGTGGGAGCCTGTAATTTTGGCTATAATATCACGTTCGAAGATGGGCCATTAGAGCCGCAGGCAGAGGTCTATATCTTAGATTTTTCAGGTGATATCTATGGTGAAACCCTTGTGGTTGAATGGCATAAACGCCTTCGGGACGAACTAAAGTTTTCCAATATAGATGACCTGATTGCTCAAATTAAACAGGATGCGGACGATGCAAGGGCCTACTTTGAAAAATAG
- the infB gene encoding translation initiation factor IF-2: protein MTKLRVYEYAKKHKLSSKAVIEKLKEINIEVSNHMSTIDEAAIQKLEAALKPGGETKNQKQDAPKQKQESKPVKEEQKIEPAPASKKGVIVDEDDDLTPRKVKVKTVPKPREGKKHENENQKKESKVLTKGKPNNKKQGNGKNSGKGENHFREQQVQQPVKKKEKELPSKITFKESLTVAELAKKLHREPSEIIKKLFMLGVMATINQSLDKDAIELIAAEYNVEVIEEFDIDITDLTVYMTEDRKEELQERPAVVTIMGHVDHGKTTLLDSIRHTKVTEGEAGGITQHIGAYQIELNGKKITFLDTPGHAAFTTMRARGAQVTDITIIVVAADDGVMPQTVEAINHAKAAKVPIIVAVNKMDKPAANPDRVMQELTEHGLIPEDWGGDTIFVQLSALSGDGIDNLLEMIVIVSEMEELKANPNRNAYGTVIEAQLDKGRGSVATLLVQNGTLHVGDPIVVGNTFGRVRAMVNDLGRRVKEAGPSTPVEITGLNDVPQAGDRFVVFDDEKTARQVGEARAQAAIQAQRSEKSKVTLENLFEQMKQGEVKDLNVVIKADVQGSAEALAASLQKIDVEGVNVKIVHSGVGAINESDIILASASNAIVVGFNVRPDVNAKRAAEAENVEIRLHRIIYKVIDEIEAAMKGMLDPEFEEKVIGQAEVRTTFKVSKIGTIAGSYVTDGKITRDSGVRLIRNGVVIFEGEIDALKRFKDDVKEVSQGYECGITIRNFNDIKEGDVIEAYIMEEVERA from the coding sequence ATGACTAAATTGCGTGTTTATGAATACGCTAAAAAACATAAGCTTTCAAGTAAGGCAGTAATTGAAAAACTAAAAGAGATAAATATTGAGGTATCTAACCATATGTCAACAATAGATGAAGCAGCCATTCAAAAGTTAGAGGCCGCCTTAAAGCCGGGTGGAGAAACGAAGAACCAAAAACAGGATGCACCAAAGCAAAAGCAAGAGTCAAAACCAGTAAAAGAAGAGCAAAAGATAGAGCCAGCTCCAGCTTCTAAAAAAGGAGTTATTGTGGACGAAGACGACGATTTAACTCCACGTAAAGTAAAGGTTAAAACCGTTCCAAAACCTCGTGAAGGGAAGAAACACGAGAATGAAAATCAAAAGAAAGAATCTAAAGTTTTAACAAAAGGGAAACCAAACAATAAAAAACAAGGAAATGGCAAGAATTCCGGAAAAGGCGAAAACCATTTCCGTGAGCAGCAAGTACAGCAGCCTGTTAAGAAAAAAGAAAAAGAGCTTCCAAGCAAAATTACGTTCAAAGAGTCGTTAACGGTCGCAGAGCTTGCGAAAAAGCTGCATCGTGAACCTTCTGAAATTATTAAGAAATTATTCATGCTTGGTGTAATGGCTACAATTAATCAATCACTTGACAAAGATGCGATTGAATTGATTGCAGCTGAATACAATGTCGAGGTAATAGAAGAATTTGATATTGATATTACCGATTTAACGGTTTATATGACAGAAGACCGAAAAGAAGAATTACAGGAACGCCCTGCAGTTGTTACGATTATGGGTCACGTTGACCATGGGAAAACAACCCTGCTTGACTCGATTCGTCACACAAAAGTGACAGAAGGGGAAGCCGGCGGGATTACCCAGCATATTGGTGCGTATCAGATTGAATTAAATGGCAAAAAGATTACTTTCTTAGATACACCAGGACATGCTGCTTTTACAACGATGCGTGCACGTGGTGCCCAAGTTACCGATATCACCATTATTGTGGTTGCTGCTGATGATGGTGTGATGCCGCAAACTGTTGAAGCAATTAATCACGCAAAAGCAGCAAAGGTTCCAATCATCGTAGCTGTAAACAAAATGGATAAGCCTGCCGCCAATCCAGATCGCGTTATGCAAGAACTGACGGAGCATGGACTCATTCCAGAGGATTGGGGCGGAGATACGATCTTTGTCCAATTGTCAGCTCTCTCAGGTGATGGAATTGATAACCTTCTTGAAATGATCGTTATTGTGAGTGAAATGGAAGAGCTAAAAGCGAATCCGAACCGAAATGCATACGGTACTGTCATTGAAGCACAACTTGATAAAGGAAGAGGATCTGTCGCGACATTACTTGTTCAAAACGGTACACTTCATGTCGGAGATCCAATCGTAGTAGGAAATACGTTTGGACGTGTTCGTGCGATGGTCAATGATCTCGGCCGCAGAGTAAAAGAAGCAGGTCCGTCAACTCCAGTTGAGATTACAGGGTTAAATGATGTTCCTCAAGCCGGTGACCGTTTTGTCGTATTTGATGATGAAAAAACAGCCCGTCAGGTTGGGGAAGCAAGAGCTCAGGCAGCCATTCAGGCACAGCGCAGTGAAAAATCAAAAGTCACCCTTGAAAATCTATTCGAACAAATGAAACAAGGGGAAGTAAAAGACCTTAATGTTGTCATTAAGGCGGATGTTCAAGGTTCGGCAGAAGCATTAGCAGCCTCTCTTCAAAAAATTGATGTAGAAGGCGTTAATGTAAAAATTGTTCACTCCGGTGTGGGTGCAATTAATGAATCGGATATTATCCTAGCGTCTGCTTCTAATGCCATTGTGGTTGGTTTCAATGTTCGTCCAGATGTTAATGCAAAACGTGCTGCTGAAGCAGAAAACGTTGAAATTCGTCTGCACCGCATTATTTATAAAGTCATTGATGAAATTGAAGCAGCGATGAAAGGTATGCTTGACCCTGAATTCGAGGAAAAAGTAATCGGTCAGGCAGAAGTTCGGACTACCTTCAAAGTATCCAAAATTGGTACGATTGCAGGGAGCTATGTAACAGACGGCAAGATAACGAGAGATTCTGGCGTTCGTTTGATTCGTAACGGAGTTGTCATCTTTGAAGGAGAAATTGATGCATTAAAGCGTTTCAAAGATGATGTGAAAGAAGTTTCTCAAGGTTATGAATGTGGAATAACAATTCGCAACTTTAACGATATTAAAGAAGGCGATGTTATCGAAGCATATATCATGGAAGAAGTGGAAAGAGCTTGA
- the truB gene encoding tRNA pseudouridine(55) synthase TruB, giving the protein MDGVLPLYKPKGVTSHDCVNRLRKIFQTKKVGHTGTLDPDVTGVLPICIGGATRISEYLLNSPKGYEGEVTLGMATTTEDASGEVVQETNISSITREEIEKAMNQLTGTFIQVPPMYSAVKVNGKKLYEYAREGKEVERPKREITVFKWTLESDQEVFEGPYPSFRFSVQCSKGTYVRTLAVMIGEVLGVPAFMSDLKRTKSSIFTLADCKTFEELEAAKERNELAALLVPISVALSDLPKFVIHDTLASKVQNGMVLEKELLSFYKGEESFLFVDESGKALAIYRVHPNKSNLLKPEKVFHF; this is encoded by the coding sequence TTGGACGGAGTGTTACCTCTTTATAAACCGAAAGGCGTAACCTCACACGATTGTGTGAATCGATTACGAAAGATTTTTCAGACTAAAAAAGTGGGACATACAGGCACATTAGACCCAGATGTAACCGGCGTTTTGCCGATATGTATCGGGGGCGCCACCCGAATCAGCGAATACCTGTTAAACAGTCCCAAAGGATACGAGGGCGAGGTGACCCTTGGCATGGCAACAACAACGGAAGATGCATCTGGTGAGGTGGTCCAGGAAACAAACATATCCTCCATAACCAGGGAAGAGATTGAAAAAGCAATGAACCAATTAACAGGCACCTTCATCCAAGTGCCCCCAATGTATTCAGCTGTGAAAGTAAACGGAAAAAAATTGTATGAGTATGCGCGGGAAGGCAAAGAAGTGGAACGCCCCAAACGGGAAATTACCGTCTTTAAGTGGACGCTCGAGAGTGATCAAGAGGTATTTGAGGGTCCCTATCCCAGCTTTCGTTTTTCAGTACAATGCAGTAAAGGAACCTATGTCCGAACTTTAGCGGTTATGATCGGTGAGGTATTAGGCGTTCCAGCGTTTATGTCTGATTTAAAACGGACGAAATCATCTATTTTTACACTGGCCGATTGTAAAACCTTTGAGGAATTAGAAGCGGCCAAAGAAAGAAATGAGCTGGCTGCCCTTCTAGTTCCGATTTCTGTAGCCCTATCTGATTTGCCCAAATTTGTAATCCATGATACATTAGCAAGTAAAGTGCAAAACGGAATGGTCTTAGAAAAAGAGCTGCTTTCCTTTTACAAAGGAGAAGAATCCTTTTTGTTCGTAGATGAATCTGGTAAGGCCCTAGCCATTTATCGTGTACATCCCAATAAATCAAATTTACTGAAACCTGAAAAGGTATTTCATTTTTAG
- the rpsO gene encoding 30S ribosomal protein S15, whose amino-acid sequence MAITQERKRELIEEYKTHENDTGSPEVQIAVLTEEINNLNEHLRTHKKDHHSRRGLMKMVGRRRNLLTYLRNKDVQRYRELINKLGLRR is encoded by the coding sequence ATGGCAATCACTCAAGAACGCAAACGCGAATTGATTGAAGAGTACAAAACTCACGAAAATGACACTGGTTCTCCAGAAGTTCAAATCGCTGTCCTAACGGAAGAGATTAACAACTTGAACGAACATTTACGTACGCATAAAAAAGATCACCATTCACGTCGTGGTCTTATGAAGATGGTTGGTAGACGTCGTAATCTATTAACTTACCTTCGCAACAAAGATGTTCAGCGTTACCGTGAGCTTATTAATAAGCTTGGTTTACGTAGATAA
- a CDS encoding polysaccharide deacetylase family protein: MKRYVKWLLCVAIATLIIQNPWTSQYVSSLKQASVPVAKNMELYNQIQDYAQSVYIPPKDAKIDRVWKKTPGLNGLKVDIDASYQNMKKEGKFIENLLVYQQVPPNTHLRELPAEPIYKGHPDKPMVAFLVNVAWGEEYLLDILATLKKHNVKATFFLEGRWVQKNPDLAKMIAEGHHDIGNHSYSHPDLKTLPTGKTYDELKKTNEIIEATTGIKPVWFAPPSGAFRNETVEIARQLNMETVMWSVDSIDWQKPTKQVWLGRVLPKLHNGAMILMHPTESTRDSIETLIIEAKKRGYQIGTVSKLLSEERILSTKEEQRLSDHK; the protein is encoded by the coding sequence ATGAAACGATATGTAAAATGGCTCTTATGTGTAGCAATCGCGACTTTAATAATTCAAAATCCATGGACATCTCAATATGTAAGCAGCTTAAAGCAAGCTTCTGTACCCGTGGCGAAAAACATGGAATTATATAATCAAATTCAAGATTATGCCCAATCCGTTTATATACCGCCAAAAGATGCGAAAATCGATCGGGTATGGAAAAAAACCCCGGGTCTCAATGGCTTAAAAGTCGATATCGATGCTTCCTATCAGAATATGAAAAAAGAGGGAAAATTCATTGAAAATCTGTTAGTTTATCAGCAAGTCCCGCCAAACACGCATCTTCGTGAACTTCCGGCGGAACCGATCTATAAGGGTCATCCGGATAAGCCAATGGTCGCATTTCTCGTCAATGTCGCTTGGGGAGAAGAATACTTATTAGATATTTTAGCAACATTAAAAAAGCATAATGTAAAAGCAACCTTTTTCTTAGAGGGCAGATGGGTGCAAAAAAATCCAGACCTTGCTAAAATGATAGCCGAAGGTCATCATGATATTGGGAACCATTCTTATAGCCATCCTGATTTAAAAACACTTCCAACCGGCAAGACATATGATGAACTAAAAAAAACAAATGAAATTATCGAGGCAACAACGGGCATTAAGCCTGTATGGTTTGCTCCTCCATCAGGTGCCTTTCGCAACGAAACGGTTGAAATTGCCCGTCAGCTTAATATGGAGACCGTCATGTGGAGTGTCGATTCGATCGACTGGCAAAAGCCAACCAAACAGGTATGGCTCGGACGTGTTTTGCCTAAGCTTCATAACGGAGCAATGATTCTGATGCATCCGACCGAATCAACAAGAGATTCCATTGAAACATTAATAATAGAAGCCAAAAAGAGAGGGTATCAAATCGGTACCGTATCGAAACTGCTAAGCGAAGAGCGGATTCTATCAACGAAAGAGGAGCAGCGGCTTTCTGATCACAAATAA
- the pnp gene encoding polyribonucleotide nucleotidyltransferase produces the protein MEQEKQVFSIDWAGRKLSVEIGQLAKQANGAVLVRYGETGVLSTATASKEPKNLDFFPLTVNYEERLYAVGKIPGGFIKREGRPSEKAILASRLIDRPIRPLFADGFRNEVQLVSIVMSVDQDCSSEMAAMFGSSLALMISDIPFEGPIAGVVVGRVDGEFIINPTVEQMDKSDINLTVAGTKDAINMVEAGANEVPEEVMLEAIMFGHEEIKRLIAFQEEIQAKVGKEKMEVTLYKVDEELEKKVRSMCESEMVQAVQVVEKHAREDAIQAVKNRVVEQFEAEEAEDDTMKQVKEILQKIVKSEVRRLITEEKVRPDGRKLDEIRPLSSEVGLLPRTHGSGLFTRGQTQALSICTLGALGDVQVLDGLGIEESKRFMHHYNFPHFSVGETGPIRGPGRREIGHGALGERALEPVVPSEKDFPYTIRLVSEVLESNGSTSQASICASTLAMMDAGVPIKAPVAGIAMGLVKSGEHYSILTDIQGMEDHLGDMDFKVAGTEKGVTALQMDIKIEGLSREILEEALQQAKTGRMHILKSMLATLSAPRGQLSPYAPKILQMTINPDKIRDVIGPSGKQINKIIEETGVKIDIEQDGTIFISSTNEEMNQKAKKIIEDIVREVEVGQLYLGKVKRIEKFGAFVEIFNGKDGLVHISELAEERVKSVEDVVKIGDEILVKVTEIDKQGRVNLSRKAVLRDQKAQAEQQS, from the coding sequence ATGGAACAAGAGAAACAAGTCTTTTCCATAGATTGGGCAGGTCGTAAATTGTCTGTTGAAATCGGACAGTTGGCGAAGCAAGCCAATGGCGCAGTTCTTGTCCGATATGGAGAAACAGGAGTTTTAAGTACAGCAACTGCTTCAAAAGAACCAAAAAACCTGGATTTCTTTCCGCTTACAGTAAACTACGAAGAAAGATTATATGCAGTCGGAAAAATTCCAGGGGGATTTATTAAACGCGAAGGCCGTCCCAGTGAGAAAGCAATCTTAGCGAGCCGCTTAATCGACAGGCCGATTCGCCCTTTATTTGCAGATGGGTTCCGAAATGAAGTCCAGCTTGTCAGTATTGTAATGAGTGTAGACCAGGATTGTTCGTCCGAAATGGCGGCTATGTTTGGATCTTCCCTGGCATTAATGATCTCCGATATCCCGTTTGAAGGTCCGATAGCAGGTGTAGTTGTCGGCCGGGTAGATGGTGAATTTATTATCAACCCTACAGTTGAACAAATGGATAAAAGCGATATCAACTTAACGGTAGCAGGCACGAAAGACGCGATTAACATGGTTGAAGCTGGGGCGAATGAAGTACCAGAAGAAGTCATGTTAGAAGCAATCATGTTTGGTCATGAAGAAATCAAGCGTCTTATCGCATTCCAAGAAGAGATTCAAGCCAAAGTCGGAAAAGAAAAAATGGAAGTGACGCTATATAAAGTAGATGAAGAGCTAGAGAAAAAAGTACGTTCTATGTGCGAATCCGAAATGGTACAAGCCGTCCAGGTCGTAGAAAAGCATGCACGTGAAGATGCGATTCAAGCGGTTAAAAATCGTGTAGTCGAACAATTTGAGGCAGAAGAAGCAGAAGATGATACCATGAAGCAGGTTAAAGAAATCCTGCAAAAAATCGTAAAATCTGAAGTGCGCCGTCTCATTACTGAAGAAAAGGTTCGACCTGACGGAAGAAAGCTAGATGAAATTCGCCCGCTGTCATCTGAAGTTGGTTTGCTTCCTAGAACACACGGTTCAGGATTATTTACAAGAGGACAAACCCAAGCTTTAAGTATCTGTACTTTAGGAGCCTTAGGCGATGTACAAGTACTGGACGGGCTTGGGATTGAAGAGTCCAAACGTTTTATGCATCACTACAATTTCCCACACTTTTCAGTAGGGGAAACTGGTCCGATTCGCGGACCAGGGCGAAGAGAAATTGGACATGGTGCACTGGGTGAAAGAGCGCTAGAGCCTGTTGTCCCATCTGAAAAGGATTTTCCATATACGATTCGTCTTGTATCTGAAGTACTAGAGTCAAACGGATCTACATCTCAAGCTTCGATTTGTGCCAGTACATTAGCGATGATGGATGCTGGTGTCCCAATTAAAGCACCTGTAGCTGGTATTGCCATGGGACTCGTTAAATCTGGAGAGCATTATTCCATTTTAACTGATATTCAGGGAATGGAAGATCATCTGGGTGATATGGACTTTAAGGTAGCAGGAACCGAAAAAGGGGTCACTGCACTGCAAATGGATATTAAAATCGAAGGTTTATCTCGTGAAATTTTAGAAGAAGCCCTTCAGCAAGCTAAGACCGGGCGGATGCATATATTGAAGTCGATGCTGGCAACACTATCAGCACCAAGAGGTCAATTGTCTCCGTACGCACCGAAAATTTTGCAAATGACGATAAATCCTGATAAAATCCGTGATGTAATTGGGCCAAGCGGTAAACAAATTAACAAGATTATCGAAGAAACAGGCGTAAAAATTGATATCGAACAAGATGGTACGATCTTCATTTCATCTACAAATGAAGAAATGAACCAAAAAGCGAAGAAAATCATTGAAGATATCGTGAGAGAGGTAGAGGTCGGACAGCTTTATCTCGGAAAGGTAAAACGAATCGAGAAGTTCGGTGCCTTTGTTGAAATCTTCAATGGCAAAGACGGTTTGGTTCACATTTCTGAATTGGCTGAGGAAAGAGTTAAATCAGTTGAAGATGTTGTGAAGATTGGTGATGAAATCTTAGTAAAGGTTACGGAAATCGATAAACAAGGCAGAGTCAATCTATCTAGAAAAGCCGTGCTTCGTGACCAAAAGGCACAAGCTGAACAACAATCATAA
- the rnpM gene encoding RNase P modulator RnpM codes for MAVQKKIPLRKCVATGEMKPKKEMIRVVRSKEGLVEVDPTGKKSGRGAYLSKTRIAVETAKKKNVLAHHLEANVPDEVYEELLKFVEKES; via the coding sequence ATGGCTGTCCAAAAAAAGATCCCTCTCAGAAAATGTGTAGCGACAGGTGAAATGAAGCCGAAGAAAGAGATGATCCGTGTCGTCCGGTCAAAAGAAGGATTGGTTGAAGTCGATCCAACCGGGAAAAAATCTGGCAGAGGTGCTTATCTTTCAAAAACTAGGATTGCGGTTGAAACCGCAAAAAAGAAAAATGTTCTCGCCCATCACCTAGAAGCAAACGTGCCAGATGAAGTGTACGAAGAACTCTTGAAATTTGTTGAAAAGGAGAGCTAG
- the nusA gene encoding transcription termination factor NusA, with product MSSELLDALTLLEKEKGISRDVIVEAIEAALVSAYRRNFNQAQNVRVDLNLEKGTMRVFARKDVVETVEDPRLEISLEDAKELSPNYEVGDVVELEVTPRNFGRIAAQTAKQVVTQRVREAERGIIYSEFADREEDIMTGIVQRQDGKFTYVALGKIEALLPFSEQMPNESYEPHTRMKVFITKVEKTTKGPQIFVSRTHPGLLKRLFEIEVPEIFDGTVEIMSVAREAGDRSKISVHADNPEVDPVGACVGPKGSRVQAIVNELKGEKIDIVKWSEDPVEFVANALSPSKVLDVIVDEDEKATTVIVPDYQLSLAIGKRGQNARLAAKLTGWKIDIKSETDARELGIYPRANANDYDSTYEDNEYDEFDDLMEDE from the coding sequence ATGAGCAGTGAATTGTTAGATGCGTTAACGCTGCTTGAAAAAGAAAAAGGAATTTCAAGAGATGTTATTGTTGAAGCCATAGAAGCTGCTTTAGTTTCAGCGTATCGAAGAAATTTCAACCAAGCTCAAAATGTTAGAGTTGATTTAAATCTAGAAAAAGGAACTATGCGTGTTTTTGCCAGAAAAGATGTCGTAGAAACCGTAGAAGATCCGCGTCTTGAAATCTCGCTGGAAGATGCAAAAGAACTTAGCCCTAATTATGAGGTTGGGGATGTCGTTGAATTAGAAGTAACGCCTCGAAATTTTGGAAGAATCGCTGCTCAAACAGCCAAACAAGTAGTGACCCAAAGAGTTCGAGAAGCAGAAAGAGGCATAATTTACTCTGAATTTGCTGACCGGGAAGAAGATATCATGACCGGGATTGTGCAAAGACAAGACGGAAAATTCACGTATGTCGCTCTTGGTAAAATTGAAGCCTTGCTTCCTTTTAGTGAACAAATGCCAAATGAGTCGTATGAACCTCATACACGAATGAAAGTATTTATTACAAAAGTTGAAAAGACCACGAAGGGGCCGCAAATTTTTGTATCAAGAACACACCCGGGTCTTTTAAAACGTTTGTTTGAGATTGAAGTTCCTGAAATTTTTGACGGGACGGTAGAAATTATGTCTGTGGCACGTGAAGCGGGAGACCGCTCTAAAATCTCGGTTCATGCAGATAATCCAGAAGTCGATCCTGTTGGAGCTTGCGTTGGACCTAAAGGATCACGTGTTCAAGCAATTGTAAACGAGTTAAAAGGCGAAAAAATTGATATTGTGAAATGGTCCGAAGATCCGGTAGAATTTGTTGCCAATGCGTTAAGTCCATCAAAAGTACTCGATGTCATTGTCGATGAAGATGAAAAAGCTACAACTGTGATTGTACCGGACTATCAGCTTTCTCTCGCGATAGGGAAACGCGGTCAAAATGCTAGATTAGCCGCAAAGCTAACAGGCTGGAAGATCGATATAAAAAGTGAAACAGATGCTAGAGAGTTAGGGATTTATCCGCGTGCAAATGCGAATGATTATGACTCAACTTACGAAGATAATGAATACGATGAATTTGATGATTTAATGGAAGATGAATAA